In one window of Danaus plexippus chromosome 7, MEX_DaPlex, whole genome shotgun sequence DNA:
- the LOC116770928 gene encoding disheveled-associated activator of morphogenesis 1 isoform X4 — translation MPHALRRRWPMCPCLQNDEPPEITYCVVGGEGGLALQAVTPTHPMPPQDELDAKFAELVEELDLTAVNKAAMMELPAAKKWQIYCSRRPPPGQAPPLATAPQVEEYIKALNEISDAFASSENAPPSEATGLVDGLKTALRTRAHSFVLRFIKQGGLAALLEALQRAPRDDAITRHNLIAGIKALMNNSTGRAHVLAHPTSIDLIAQSMDTENVKTKVAALEILGAVCLVPGGHKKVLEAMIHYQKYAGERARFQGIVNELDRSTGAYRDDLGLKTAIMSFVNAVLNYGPGEESLEFRLHLRYELLMLGIQPVIEKLRKYENETLDRHIEFFELVRCEDERELGRRYEHTHVDTKSAAAMFELLRRKLSHTAAYGHLLSLLQHLLLLPLEYNPHSQHWLLLDRVVQQIVLQAPGRDGSDSKVYNPDVAPLEINVGEIVQLLAKEEELVAARNKADNLERENVDLATELAKKEKQVDQHTQEKEELEGVVSRLKERLERETAAHMECTERARASACRAHQLEQQLNQERAERVRFEKLVSEGSIPDDAKVSNLKSAVIETCSAPPPPPPPSLCPPPPPAACPPPAPAGPPPAPAPPRPKKNVPTPGNPLKSFNWSKLPDAKLHGTIWQELDDTKLYNAMDLNAIDKMFCAYQKNGVQNEGSVEDLRQLGSKPRSKILSVIDGRRAQNCTILLSKLKMTDEEICRAILRMDSGEQLPLDMLEQLLKFTPSAEEAALLEEHQDELDSMARADRFLYEISKIPHYSQRVRTLLFKKKFSLAVSEASSRASVVLRAARDMTRSRRLRALLEIVLALGNYMNRGARGNASGFRLTSLNKLADTKSSVTRNTTLLHYLVEMLETQFKDVLLLEEDLPHVRAAAKVCVDQLEKDVGSLRTGLREVSRELDYHASLLSSQPHDAFVPVMREFHAHAVCSFTQLEDLFQDMKSRLEACAHAFGEEPSTSPEQLFGALDSFLTQLAEARAECDAARRRRDEEERRTRHEQELKKRTMERKQGSSLLGSVGKSLGKTNGDCNGHDASRDGTLTNGQKGEFDDLISALRTGDVFGDDVAKFKRSRKAKARGRDSPPRPVCREDSRERQKN, via the exons AATGACGAACCTCCAGAGATCACGTACTGCGTCGTCGGTGGCGAGGGAGGTTTGGCACTACAGGCTGTCACCCCCACACACCCCATGCCACCCCAGGACGAGCTAGACGCCAAGTTTGCTGAACTAGTG gaGGAGCTTGACCTGACAGCCGTCAACAAAGCAGCTATGATGGAACTACCAGCAGCCAAGAAGTGGCAGATCTATTGCAGCAGAAGACCACCGCCAGGTCAAGCGCCACCACTAGCGACGGCGCCGCAAGTAGAAGAATACATCAAGGCCCTGAATGAAATTTCAGAC GCGTTCGCGTCATCAGAGAATGCTCCTCCCAGTGAAGCTACCGGTCTAGTAGATGGTTTGAAGACTGCTCTCAGGACGCGGGCCCACAGCTTCGTCCTTCGTTTCATCAAGCAGGGAGGTCTTGCTGCCTTGCTAGAGGCTCTACAGAGAGCTCCTAGAGACGACGCTATCACACGACACAACCTCATAGCCGGCATTAAGGCGCTCATGAACAATTCC ACCGGTCGAGCTCATGTGCTGGCTCATCCTACGAGTATAGATCTGATAGCGCAGTCTATGGACACCGAGAACGTTAAGACTAAAGTGGCAGCCCTGGAAATATTGGGAGCTGTCTGTCTAGTACCAGGCGGTCATAAGAAG GTCCTAGAAGCGATGATACATTACCAGAAATACGCTGGCGAGCGTGCCAGGTTCCAGGGAATAGTCAACGAATTGGATAGAAGTACGGGCGCGTATCGAGATGACCTCGGCCTCAAGACGGCTATCATGTCGTTCGTGAACGCTGTACTGAATTATGGGCCGGGAGAAGAAAGTCTTGAATTCAGACTGCATCTGAGATATGAACTGCTGATGTTGGGCATACAACCTG TCATCGAGAAACTGCGGAAATACGAGAACGAGACCCTCGACCGTCACATCGAATTCTTCGAGCTGGTCCGTTGTGAGGATGAAAGGGAACTGGGGAGACGATACGAACACACACACGTCGACACTAAGAGCGCCGCcgccatgttcgagctgctgAGGAGGAAGCTCAGCCATACAGCTGCATATGGACACCTGCTGTCACTGCTGCAACATCTGCTACTTCTGCCAT TGGAGTATAACCCTCACTCGCAGCACTGGCTACTGCTGGATCGGGTGGTGCAGCAGATAGTGCTACAGGCGCCTGGAAGGGACGGCTCTGATAGCAAG GTGTACAACCCGGATGTAGCTCCACTGGAGATAAATGTTGGAGAGATCGTACAACTCCTGGCGAAGGAAGAGGAACTGGTAGCGGCGAGGAATAAAGCTGACAACTTGGAAAGAGAAAACGTTGATCTCGCCACTGAGTTGGCCAAGAAG GAGAAGCAAGTCGATCAACACACACAAGAGAAGGAGGAGTTGGAGGGAGTTGTGTCGCGGCTCAAGGAGAGGTTGGAGAGAGAGACGGCGGCTCATATGGAGTGTACGGAGAGAGCTAGGGCCTCCGCCTGTAGAGCACACCAGCTGGAACAACAG TTGAACCAAGAGCGGGCCGAACGAGTTAGATTCGAGAAACTAGTTAGCGAAGGCAGTATTCCTGATGATGCGAAG GTGAGCAACCTTAAGAGCGCCGTCATAGAGACGTGTTCCGCTCCCCCTCCGCCACCGCCGCCGTCGCTGTGCCCGCCTCCCCCTCCCGCCGCCTGCCCCCCTCCAGCCCCGGCCGGACCCCCTCCCGCGCCAGCTCCCCCCCGCCCCAAGAAGAACGTCCCCACGCCCGGGAACCCGCTCAAGAGCTTCAATTGGAGCAAGCTGCCCGACGCCAAACTACACGGCACCATCTGGCAGGAGTTGGACGACACCAAGCTATACAACGCCATGGACCTGAACGCCATCGACAAAATGTTCTGCGCCTACCAGAAGAACGGAGTACAG AACGAGGGTTCAGTGGAAGACCTGCGCCAGCTGGGGTCCAAGCCGCGCTCCAAGATACTATCAGTGATCGACGGACGGAGAGCTCAGAACTGCACCATACTGCTGTCCAAACTCAAGATGACGGATGAAGAGATTTGTCG CGCTATCCTCCGTATGGACAGCGGGGAACAGCTGCCCCTGGATATGCTGGAGCAGTTGCTGAAGTTCACCCCCAGCGCGGAGGAGGCCGCCCTCCTCGAGGAACACCAGGACGAACTCGACTCCATGGCCAGGGCTGATCGATTCCTATACGAGATCTCCAA GATTCCCCATTATTCTCAGCGGGTGAGGACTCTTCTGTTCAAGAAGAAGTTTTCGCTCGCAGTGTCTGAAGCTTCCTCTCGAGCCTCCGTAGTACTGAGAGCTGCGAGGGACATGACACGCTCTAGAAGACTAAGAGCTTTGTTGGAAATTGTACTGGCGCTTGGCAACTACATGAACCG AGGTGCTCGCGGCAACGCTTCCGGTTTCCGTCTGACGTCACTCAACAAGCTAGCCGACACCAAGTCCAGTGTGACAAGGAACACGACACTACTTCATTACCTGGTCGAGATGTTGGAGACTCAG TTCAAGGACGTTCTTCTCCTGGAGGAAGACCTTCCTCACGTCCGCGCCGCTGCTAAAGTATGCGTGGACCAGCTCGAGAAGGACGTGGGCTCTTTGAGGACCGGTCTTCGGGAGGTTTCAAGGGAATTGGACTACCACGCCTCCCTGCTCTCCTCGCAACCCCATGACGCCTTCGTCCCCGTCATGAGAGAATTCCACGCTCATGCTGTGTGCTCCTTCACACAGCTCGAGGATCTCTTCCAG GATATGAAGAGTCGTCTGGAGGCTTGCGCGCACGCGTTCGGTGAGGAGCCCAGCACGTCTCCGGAACAGCTGTTCGGAGCATTGGACTCCTTCCTCACACAGCTGGCGGAGGCGAGAGCCGAGTGTGACGCGGCCAGGAGGAGGAGGGACGAGGAGGAGAGGAGGACCAGGCACGAGCAGGAG CTCAAAAAACGGACGATGGAAAGGAAACAGGGCTCCAGTTTACTGGGGTCGGTCGGGAAGTCGCTCGGGAAGACCAACGGGGACTGCAACGGACATGACGCGTCCAGAGACGGAACCTTGACCAACGGACAGAAAGGAGAGTTCGATGACCTCATATCCGCCCTGAGGACGGGGGACGTGTTCGGAGATGACGTAGCGAAGTTCAAGAGGTCCAGGAAAGCCAAGGCCAGGGGCAGAGACTCACCGCCTCGACCAGTCTGCCGAGAAGACTCCAGGGAGAGGCAGAAGAATTGA
- the LOC116770928 gene encoding disheveled-associated activator of morphogenesis 1 isoform X3 — MFSRKRKNKQGLSSKRKCSGKNGNDEPPEITYCVVGGEGGLALQAVTPTHPMPPQDELDAKFAELVEELDLTAVNKAAMMELPAAKKWQIYCSRRPPPGQAPPLATAPQVEEYIKALNEISDAFASSENAPPSEATGLVDGLKTALRTRAHSFVLRFIKQGGLAALLEALQRAPRDDAITRHNLIAGIKALMNNSTGRAHVLAHPTSIDLIAQSMDTENVKTKVAALEILGAVCLVPGGHKKVLEAMIHYQKYAGERARFQGIVNELDRSTGAYRDDLGLKTAIMSFVNAVLNYGPGEESLEFRLHLRYELLMLGIQPVIEKLRKYENETLDRHIEFFELVRCEDERELGRRYEHTHVDTKSAAAMFELLRRKLSHTAAYGHLLSLLQHLLLLPLEYNPHSQHWLLLDRVVQQIVLQAPGRDGSDSKVYNPDVAPLEINVGEIVQLLAKEEELVAARNKADNLERENVDLATELAKKEKQVDQHTQEKEELEGVVSRLKERLERETAAHMECTERARASACRAHQLEQQLNQERAERVRFEKLVSEGSIPDDAKVSNLKSAVIETCSAPPPPPPPSLCPPPPPAACPPPAPAGPPPAPAPPRPKKNVPTPGNPLKSFNWSKLPDAKLHGTIWQELDDTKLYNAMDLNAIDKMFCAYQKNGVQNEGSVEDLRQLGSKPRSKILSVIDGRRAQNCTILLSKLKMTDEEICRAILRMDSGEQLPLDMLEQLLKFTPSAEEAALLEEHQDELDSMARADRFLYEISKIPHYSQRVRTLLFKKKFSLAVSEASSRASVVLRAARDMTRSRRLRALLEIVLALGNYMNRGARGNASGFRLTSLNKLADTKSSVTRNTTLLHYLVEMLETQFKDVLLLEEDLPHVRAAAKVCVDQLEKDVGSLRTGLREVSRELDYHASLLSSQPHDAFVPVMREFHAHAVCSFTQLEDLFQDMKSRLEACAHAFGEEPSTSPEQLFGALDSFLTQLAEARAECDAARRRRDEEERRTRHEQELKKRTMERKQGSSLLGSVGKSLGKTNGDCNGHDASRDGTLTNGQKGEFDDLISALRTGDVFGDDVAKFKRSRKAKARGRDSPPRPVCREDSRERQKN, encoded by the exons AATGACGAACCTCCAGAGATCACGTACTGCGTCGTCGGTGGCGAGGGAGGTTTGGCACTACAGGCTGTCACCCCCACACACCCCATGCCACCCCAGGACGAGCTAGACGCCAAGTTTGCTGAACTAGTG gaGGAGCTTGACCTGACAGCCGTCAACAAAGCAGCTATGATGGAACTACCAGCAGCCAAGAAGTGGCAGATCTATTGCAGCAGAAGACCACCGCCAGGTCAAGCGCCACCACTAGCGACGGCGCCGCAAGTAGAAGAATACATCAAGGCCCTGAATGAAATTTCAGAC GCGTTCGCGTCATCAGAGAATGCTCCTCCCAGTGAAGCTACCGGTCTAGTAGATGGTTTGAAGACTGCTCTCAGGACGCGGGCCCACAGCTTCGTCCTTCGTTTCATCAAGCAGGGAGGTCTTGCTGCCTTGCTAGAGGCTCTACAGAGAGCTCCTAGAGACGACGCTATCACACGACACAACCTCATAGCCGGCATTAAGGCGCTCATGAACAATTCC ACCGGTCGAGCTCATGTGCTGGCTCATCCTACGAGTATAGATCTGATAGCGCAGTCTATGGACACCGAGAACGTTAAGACTAAAGTGGCAGCCCTGGAAATATTGGGAGCTGTCTGTCTAGTACCAGGCGGTCATAAGAAG GTCCTAGAAGCGATGATACATTACCAGAAATACGCTGGCGAGCGTGCCAGGTTCCAGGGAATAGTCAACGAATTGGATAGAAGTACGGGCGCGTATCGAGATGACCTCGGCCTCAAGACGGCTATCATGTCGTTCGTGAACGCTGTACTGAATTATGGGCCGGGAGAAGAAAGTCTTGAATTCAGACTGCATCTGAGATATGAACTGCTGATGTTGGGCATACAACCTG TCATCGAGAAACTGCGGAAATACGAGAACGAGACCCTCGACCGTCACATCGAATTCTTCGAGCTGGTCCGTTGTGAGGATGAAAGGGAACTGGGGAGACGATACGAACACACACACGTCGACACTAAGAGCGCCGCcgccatgttcgagctgctgAGGAGGAAGCTCAGCCATACAGCTGCATATGGACACCTGCTGTCACTGCTGCAACATCTGCTACTTCTGCCAT TGGAGTATAACCCTCACTCGCAGCACTGGCTACTGCTGGATCGGGTGGTGCAGCAGATAGTGCTACAGGCGCCTGGAAGGGACGGCTCTGATAGCAAG GTGTACAACCCGGATGTAGCTCCACTGGAGATAAATGTTGGAGAGATCGTACAACTCCTGGCGAAGGAAGAGGAACTGGTAGCGGCGAGGAATAAAGCTGACAACTTGGAAAGAGAAAACGTTGATCTCGCCACTGAGTTGGCCAAGAAG GAGAAGCAAGTCGATCAACACACACAAGAGAAGGAGGAGTTGGAGGGAGTTGTGTCGCGGCTCAAGGAGAGGTTGGAGAGAGAGACGGCGGCTCATATGGAGTGTACGGAGAGAGCTAGGGCCTCCGCCTGTAGAGCACACCAGCTGGAACAACAG TTGAACCAAGAGCGGGCCGAACGAGTTAGATTCGAGAAACTAGTTAGCGAAGGCAGTATTCCTGATGATGCGAAG GTGAGCAACCTTAAGAGCGCCGTCATAGAGACGTGTTCCGCTCCCCCTCCGCCACCGCCGCCGTCGCTGTGCCCGCCTCCCCCTCCCGCCGCCTGCCCCCCTCCAGCCCCGGCCGGACCCCCTCCCGCGCCAGCTCCCCCCCGCCCCAAGAAGAACGTCCCCACGCCCGGGAACCCGCTCAAGAGCTTCAATTGGAGCAAGCTGCCCGACGCCAAACTACACGGCACCATCTGGCAGGAGTTGGACGACACCAAGCTATACAACGCCATGGACCTGAACGCCATCGACAAAATGTTCTGCGCCTACCAGAAGAACGGAGTACAG AACGAGGGTTCAGTGGAAGACCTGCGCCAGCTGGGGTCCAAGCCGCGCTCCAAGATACTATCAGTGATCGACGGACGGAGAGCTCAGAACTGCACCATACTGCTGTCCAAACTCAAGATGACGGATGAAGAGATTTGTCG CGCTATCCTCCGTATGGACAGCGGGGAACAGCTGCCCCTGGATATGCTGGAGCAGTTGCTGAAGTTCACCCCCAGCGCGGAGGAGGCCGCCCTCCTCGAGGAACACCAGGACGAACTCGACTCCATGGCCAGGGCTGATCGATTCCTATACGAGATCTCCAA GATTCCCCATTATTCTCAGCGGGTGAGGACTCTTCTGTTCAAGAAGAAGTTTTCGCTCGCAGTGTCTGAAGCTTCCTCTCGAGCCTCCGTAGTACTGAGAGCTGCGAGGGACATGACACGCTCTAGAAGACTAAGAGCTTTGTTGGAAATTGTACTGGCGCTTGGCAACTACATGAACCG AGGTGCTCGCGGCAACGCTTCCGGTTTCCGTCTGACGTCACTCAACAAGCTAGCCGACACCAAGTCCAGTGTGACAAGGAACACGACACTACTTCATTACCTGGTCGAGATGTTGGAGACTCAG TTCAAGGACGTTCTTCTCCTGGAGGAAGACCTTCCTCACGTCCGCGCCGCTGCTAAAGTATGCGTGGACCAGCTCGAGAAGGACGTGGGCTCTTTGAGGACCGGTCTTCGGGAGGTTTCAAGGGAATTGGACTACCACGCCTCCCTGCTCTCCTCGCAACCCCATGACGCCTTCGTCCCCGTCATGAGAGAATTCCACGCTCATGCTGTGTGCTCCTTCACACAGCTCGAGGATCTCTTCCAG GATATGAAGAGTCGTCTGGAGGCTTGCGCGCACGCGTTCGGTGAGGAGCCCAGCACGTCTCCGGAACAGCTGTTCGGAGCATTGGACTCCTTCCTCACACAGCTGGCGGAGGCGAGAGCCGAGTGTGACGCGGCCAGGAGGAGGAGGGACGAGGAGGAGAGGAGGACCAGGCACGAGCAGGAG CTCAAAAAACGGACGATGGAAAGGAAACAGGGCTCCAGTTTACTGGGGTCGGTCGGGAAGTCGCTCGGGAAGACCAACGGGGACTGCAACGGACATGACGCGTCCAGAGACGGAACCTTGACCAACGGACAGAAAGGAGAGTTCGATGACCTCATATCCGCCCTGAGGACGGGGGACGTGTTCGGAGATGACGTAGCGAAGTTCAAGAGGTCCAGGAAAGCCAAGGCCAGGGGCAGAGACTCACCGCCTCGACCAGTCTGCCGAGAAGACTCCAGGGAGAGGCAGAAGAATTGA